A single genomic interval of Lathyrus oleraceus cultivar Zhongwan6 chromosome 7, CAAS_Psat_ZW6_1.0, whole genome shotgun sequence harbors:
- the LOC127100958 gene encoding porphobilinogen deaminase, chloroplastic has translation MEMTLYSSSSFSLPSAPSNPSLSLFTSSFRFSSFKTSPFSKCRIRASLAVEQQTQQNKTALIRIGTRGSPLALAQAHETRDKLMASHTELAEEGAIQIVIIKTTGDKILSQPLADIGGKGLFTKEIDEALINGDIDIAVHSMKDVPTYLPEETILPCNLPREDVRDAFISLSAASLADLPAGSVIGTASLRRKSQILHRYPSLTVQDNFRGNVQTRLRKLSEGVVKATLLALAGLKRLNMTENVTSTLSIDDMLPAVAQGAIGIACRSNDDKMAEYLASLNHEETRLAISCERAFLTTLDGSCRTPIAGYASRDKDGNCLFRGLVASPDGTRVLETSRIGSYTYEDMMKIGKDAGEELLSRAGPGFFNS, from the exons ATGGAGATGACCCTTTATTCCTCTTCATCATTCTCTCTTCCTTCTGCACCTTCCAATCCATCCCTTTCCCTTTTCACTTCCTCTTTCCGCTTCTCGTCTTTCAAAACCTCACCTTTCTCCAAATGTCGCATCAGGGCTTCCCTTGCCGTTGAGCAACAAACCCAGCAGAATAAGACCGCTCTTATCAGAATTGGTACCAGAGGGAG TCCACTAGCTCTGGCGCAAGCGCATGAGACAAGAGACAAACTCATGGCATCGCATACAGAGTTAGCTGAAGAAGGAGCTATTCAAATTGTAATAATTAAAACGACCGGTGACAAAATATTATCGCAACCGCTCGCAGACATAGGTGGGAAGGGATTGTTCACAAAAGAGATAGATGAAGCACTCATAAATGGGGACATTGACATTGCTGTTCATTCAATGAAAGATGTTCCTACATACTTACCAGAGGAAACTATTTTACCGTGTAACCTTCCACGAGAGGATGTTAGAGATGCATTTATATCATTGAGTGCGGCTTCACTAGCTGATCTACCGGCTGGAAGTGTTATTGGTACTGCTTCACTTAGACGAAAGTCACAAATCCTTCACAGATATCCATCTCTAACT GTGCAAGATAATTTCCGTGGCAATGTCCAAACAAGGCTTAGAAAACTCAGTGAAGGGGTTGTCAAAGCTACCTTGTTGGCTTTGGCTGGACTGAAACGATTAAATATGACAGAAAATGTAACTTCAACCCTATCAATTGATGATATGCTTCCCGCTGTTGCCCAAGGTGCAATTGGAATAGCCTGTAGAAGTAATGATGATAAAATG GCAGAATATCTTGCTTCGCTGAATCATGAAGAAACAAGACTAGCAATTTCCTGCGAAAGAGCCTTCCTTACAACTTTGGACGGGTCTTGCCGAACGCCTATCGCAGGGTATGCTAGCAGAGACAAGGATGGTAATTGCTTGTTTAGAGGATTAGTTGCTTCCCCTGATGGAACCCGTG TCCTTGAAACTTCCAGAATTGGTTCTTATACTTATGAAGATATGATGAAGATAGGTAAAGATGCCGGTGAGGAGCTTCTTTCTCGAGCTGGACCTGGCTTTTTTAATAGTTAA
- the LOC127103344 gene encoding uncharacterized protein LOC127103344, whose protein sequence is MDPSKNTNSTPNNSPPISPSHSPSEHDNTPTETNPIPEAEGSSENVIMKTAEEVWAELTAGDDEIYGNESGDGGNEDDGDQDGDASRSLVIAVTADGVNVPVMGSGGGAGGSGKGSKKRKSNQVRNPPQGTPTCPKCRRQIATWKAAFGHMRKHPECLHRGFFSPPTFEPPQLPAVEGDGGNQVDEEVQHVVRGLVVDLNRSLTTEEGPSAGGGSGGKKRS, encoded by the exons ATGGACCCTTCCAAGAACACAAATTCTACCCCAAACAACTCTCCCCCGATTTCCCCTTCACACTCTCCATCTGAACATGATAACACCCCCACTGAAACAAACCCTATCCCTGAGGCCGAGGGTTCTTCTGAAAATGTTATCATGAAAACTGCCGAGGAAGTTTGGGCTGAGTTAACTGCGGGTGATGATGAAATATACGGAAATGAAAGTGGTGATGGTGGTAATGAAGACGACGGAGACCAGGATGGTGATGCCTCTAGGTCTCTGGTGATCGCTGTTACTGCGGACGGTGTAAATGTGCCTGTGATGGGAAGTGGTGGTGGTGCTGGTGGTAGTGGTAAGGGCTCGAAGAAAAGAAAAAGTAATCAAGTTAGAAACCCTCCTCAAGGAACTCCAACTTGTCCAAAATGTAGAAGACAGATTGCGACATGGAAGGCAGCGTTTGGACACATGCGAAAACACCCCGAATGCCTGCACCGTGGTTTCTTTTCGCCACCTACTTTTGAACCACCACAATTGCCTGCGGTTGAGG GTGATGGTGGTAATCAGGTGGATGAAGAAGTGCAACATGTTGTTAGAGGACTTGTTGTTGATTTGAATCGCTCCCTTACAACAGAGGAAGGGCCTTCTGCCGGCGGCGGCAGTGGAGGAAAAAAGAGAAGCTAA